In the genome of Aedes aegypti strain LVP_AGWG chromosome 2, AaegL5.0 Primary Assembly, whole genome shotgun sequence, the window AAACAGATTGGCACCGGGGTTAATCCGAATGCCGAGGAGATATTGATGACCAAGCCACGCCCCCGTTGTTTCATCTGAGGCAACACAATTCGGCTCATCATAACGGCTGCATTGATGTTAACGTTGACGAAACGCTCATAGCTCTCGATTTCAATGGTTTCAAAGTATGCTTTGTCATGAGTGATGCCAACGTTATTCACTGAAGAAAATATTTACATTAAACTCGTTTTGAGCACTTCAAATATTCCACGAGAAAATGTTTTTACCCAGAACGCCAATCTCCATGTTAATAAGTTTTTCTTCAATCAACTTGTACACTCCGAATCCTTCCGAGAAATCTATCGGAATCTTCTTAACCTGGACACCATACTGTTGCTGGATTTCTTTCGACGTTTGCTCTAATTGTTCATCATTTATGGCAATGATCGCAACGTTAAGACCTTTCTGCGCAAAGAACCTAGCGTACTGTAGTCCAATTCCATTCGATCCTCCAGTGATGACTACAAAAAAGATaaactgaaaattcaatcacacaatcaaaaaaaaaaacgccatgTCATCTTACCGGCCCATTTCCCGTATCGTCGAACGTAGTCCACTCCTTCCGATCGTTGCTTCCAAAGGCCCCAGCAAAGTTCAAACAGTGATTTGAAGGTGCCATAGCTC includes:
- the LOC5565887 gene encoding hydroxysteroid dehydrogenase-like protein 1 codes for the protein MEVLSLIGIAALLLWSYGTFKSLFELCWGLWKQRSEGVDYVRRYGKWAVITGGSNGIGLQYARFFAQKGLNVAIIAINDEQLEQTSKEIQQQYGVQVKKIPIDFSEGFGVYKLIEEKLINMEIGVLVNNVGITHDKAYFETIEIESYERFVNVNINAAVMMSRIVLPQMKQRGRGLVINISSAFGLTPVPICLMYGASKAFMLSFSDAMREELRPFGVECQTVTPLFVRTSLTEDFARTTLGALVCANLDSFGKFLTMTIGKSTRTTGYWMHGIMLTASNLIPRDILCRLLHFFIKYAAAKINENK